The Cryobacterium sp. SO1 genomic sequence CGGCCGTCGGCGACGGACAGCACCGCGGCATCATCCCCCGGACCGAGGAGTTCGGTGTCGGCGTGCGGCAGCCTGGGAAAGATGCGGGCGAGCACCTCGCCCTCGCTGAGGTCGGCCAGGGTCTGGTCGGGAGCGGTCTGGTCGGGAGCGGTCTGGTCGGGAGCCGTCTGGTCGAGCGCGGCCCGGTCGGGAGCTTTCGTCATGCTTCAAACGGTAACCTGAATGCGATGACTTTCCAGTTCACTCACCTGCGCCGTCCCGGTCGCCGCACCGGCCCGGTCCCGCGCCGACGCGCCGCCACAGCGCTGCTGCTCGCGGTCGCCGCCGTGCTGATCACCGGCTGCGCCGCCGCGGTTCCGATGCAGCCGGCAGCGGATGCAGAGAACCCGGCCTGCGCCGACATCATCGTGCGCCTGCCCACGACCGTGGCCGACCAGCCCGAGCGGGAGACGAACGCCCAGTCCACCGGCGCCTGGGGCGAGCCCAGCGCGGTGCTGCTCACCTGCGGAGTCGAGGTGCCCGGTCCCACCACGCTGCCCTGCGTGAGCATCAACGGGATCGACTGGATCGAGGACGAC encodes the following:
- a CDS encoding DUF3515 domain-containing protein; translation: MTFQFTHLRRPGRRTGPVPRRRAATALLLAVAAVLITGCAAAVPMQPAADAENPACADIIVRLPTTVADQPERETNAQSTGAWGEPSAVLLTCGVEVPGPTTLPCVSINGIDWIEDDSEAPKYRYTTYGREPATEVYIDSELVSGSTTLVDLSSAISNIPATKQCLGAEDATLPTDIPAP